Proteins encoded in a region of the Culicoidibacter larvae genome:
- a CDS encoding ABC transporter permease, protein MSIIENIRMALISLRDNKMRTFLTMISIIIGLASVIAIVSIGRGASDNITNSVLSSVGTGLSIQYSTNDDSNSAMFSIGQNEDKPFTSRELHLLEQVPGVASVIPKNTEFVNLNYLDKNQSVIMESLDSQMEFDQTENIILSGRGFTDTEFEQAQSNILISDGLAKALFTNSNDAVGQSVVLKNRLYTIIGTYGSSGGNMFSMFGDKTMYLPFSSWELYSGEEQIGQVTVIPAEGADVAVLGQNIEQTLNSNKVVSGDYKVQNLEKIGEQVSNVFSIMTTFIAFIAGISLFVGGLGVTNIMYVSVVERTHEIGLRKALGATPSRILSQFLIEAMIITTLGGIIGIIFGLLISYIASIFVGFAAVLSPDIIIIGTLFSMLIGAVFGTFPARKASKMQPIDALRSL, encoded by the coding sequence ATGAGCATAATTGAAAATATACGCATGGCCTTGATTTCGTTGCGTGATAACAAGATGCGAACTTTTTTGACAATGATAAGTATTATCATTGGTTTGGCGTCAGTTATCGCAATTGTATCCATTGGACGCGGTGCCAGTGACAATATCACTAACTCAGTATTGAGCAGCGTGGGAACCGGGTTAAGCATTCAGTATTCTACGAATGATGATAGTAATTCTGCAATGTTTAGTATTGGTCAAAATGAAGATAAGCCATTTACTAGTCGTGAATTACATTTATTGGAGCAAGTTCCTGGAGTTGCCAGTGTTATTCCGAAAAATACTGAATTTGTTAATTTGAATTATTTGGATAAGAACCAGTCAGTTATTATGGAATCATTAGATTCTCAAATGGAGTTTGATCAGACTGAAAATATTATTTTAAGTGGTCGTGGTTTTACTGATACTGAATTCGAACAGGCACAATCAAATATTTTGATTAGTGATGGATTGGCTAAGGCGTTGTTTACTAATAGTAATGATGCAGTTGGTCAAAGTGTTGTTTTGAAAAATCGTTTATATACAATTATCGGGACATATGGCAGCAGTGGTGGCAACATGTTCTCGATGTTCGGTGATAAAACCATGTACTTACCGTTTTCATCATGGGAATTATATAGCGGTGAAGAGCAAATTGGCCAGGTAACAGTTATTCCTGCTGAAGGAGCTGATGTTGCTGTATTAGGACAAAATATTGAGCAGACCTTAAATAGTAATAAAGTTGTCAGTGGCGACTATAAAGTGCAAAACCTTGAGAAAATCGGTGAGCAAGTGTCAAATGTATTTTCAATTATGACGACATTTATCGCTTTTATTGCCGGCATTTCGCTATTTGTTGGTGGCCTTGGGGTAACTAATATTATGTATGTTTCAGTTGTTGAGCGAACTCATGAAATTGGGTTACGGAAGGCCTTGGGGGCAACGCCTTCAAGAATTCTTTCGCAGTTTTTGATTGAAGCAATGATTATTACTACTTTAGGTGGCATTATTGGCATTATTTTTGGCTTATTGATTTCCTACATTGCCAGTATATTTGTTGGCTTTGCGGCAGTCTTGAGTCCGGATATAATTATTATCGGTACTTTATTCTCAATGCTTATCGGTGCCGTTTTTGGAACCTTCCCGGCAAGGAAGGCATCAAAAATGCAACCTATTGATGCATTACGTAGTTTATAG
- the argS gene encoding arginine--tRNA ligase — MERLQKQVKNEIIAALTKAGLSDGLDVNQVVIEYPKDGSHGDFSTNVAMQLARSAKRNPRDIAQSIIDNFEFTCIDRAEIAGPGFINVFVKENILNVHVNDILAQGTNYGNSDFGNNNYINVEFVSANPTGDLHLGHARGAALGDSLSNILEAAGHRVTREYYINDAGNQINNLVYSLQARYYQQLGDTDYPMPEDGYHGEDIVNIAKILIERHKTEFDNADEEGKLALFRSYGIKYELEKLKTDLLNYRVEFDQWSSEQSMYDTGKLEASLAELKKRGATYEKDGALWLRSTDFGDDKDRVLLKSDGTYTYMVPDIAYHIEKLSRGDKLIDILGADHHGYIARMQAALAALGYFDVLEVEIIQMVRLMQGGVEVKMSKRTGKAVALRDLVEEVGLDAVRYFFAMRAANSPLDFDMDLAKEHANTNPVYYAHYAHARTCSVLRNAAEKGFAADKITTSDSYTYEEKDRRLVNTLLMFPEVIIQSAIKREPHLITNYINTLASNFHSFYNDHKVINEEDMVTSYHRLALVDSVRITLANALKLVGVSAPEKM, encoded by the coding sequence ATGGAACGGTTACAAAAGCAAGTAAAAAACGAAATAATTGCTGCGTTAACAAAAGCCGGACTAAGCGATGGGCTTGATGTTAATCAAGTTGTTATTGAATATCCAAAAGATGGGAGTCATGGTGATTTTTCTACCAATGTGGCGATGCAGTTAGCACGAAGTGCAAAACGCAACCCAAGGGATATTGCTCAAAGCATTATTGATAATTTCGAATTTACCTGTATTGATCGAGCTGAGATTGCAGGTCCAGGTTTCATTAATGTTTTTGTTAAAGAAAATATCTTAAACGTTCATGTAAATGATATTTTGGCACAAGGAACTAACTATGGAAATAGTGACTTTGGCAATAATAATTATATTAATGTTGAGTTTGTTTCAGCAAACCCAACCGGCGATTTACATTTAGGTCATGCCCGCGGTGCAGCCCTTGGTGATTCATTATCTAATATTTTAGAAGCAGCCGGACACCGGGTAACGCGTGAATATTATATTAATGATGCCGGGAATCAAATCAATAACTTGGTGTATTCATTACAAGCACGTTATTATCAGCAATTAGGTGATACTGATTATCCGATGCCAGAAGATGGTTATCATGGTGAGGACATCGTTAACATTGCTAAGATTTTAATTGAACGTCATAAAACTGAATTCGATAATGCTGATGAAGAAGGCAAGTTAGCATTATTCCGGTCGTACGGAATTAAATATGAACTTGAGAAGTTGAAAACCGACCTTTTGAATTATCGGGTTGAATTTGACCAATGGAGTTCAGAACAAAGTATGTATGATACCGGTAAATTGGAAGCATCATTGGCTGAACTTAAAAAACGTGGAGCGACATACGAAAAAGATGGTGCGCTTTGGCTGCGTTCAACTGACTTTGGTGATGATAAAGACCGGGTACTTTTAAAGAGTGATGGAACTTATACATATATGGTTCCGGATATTGCCTATCATATTGAAAAATTATCACGTGGTGATAAGTTAATTGATATCTTAGGTGCAGACCACCATGGATACATTGCCCGGATGCAAGCTGCGTTAGCAGCACTTGGATACTTTGATGTGCTTGAAGTTGAAATTATTCAAATGGTACGTTTGATGCAAGGTGGTGTCGAAGTGAAAATGAGTAAGCGGACTGGTAAAGCAGTTGCTTTACGTGATTTGGTTGAAGAAGTCGGACTTGACGCAGTACGTTACTTCTTCGCAATGAGAGCTGCAAACTCACCACTTGATTTCGATATGGATTTAGCAAAAGAGCATGCCAATACTAACCCAGTGTATTATGCCCACTATGCGCATGCAAGAACTTGTTCAGTATTGCGTAATGCTGCTGAAAAAGGATTTGCTGCAGATAAAATAACGACTAGCGATTCATATACTTATGAAGAAAAAGATCGCCGACTGGTGAATACATTATTGATGTTCCCGGAAGTGATTATTCAATCAGCAATAAAACGTGAACCGCATTTAATCACTAACTATATTAATACTTTAGCTTCAAACTTCCATAGCTTCTATAATGACCACAAAGTTATTAATGAAGAGGATATGGTGACAAGCTACCACCGGTTAGCATTAGTTGATTCGGTGAGAATTACGCTTGCAAATGCTTTGAAACTTGTAGGCGTTTCAGCACCTGAAAAAATGTAA
- a CDS encoding DUF4004 family protein, translating to MKKTEEEISKKDLLRLTKISYGQLYRWKRQKLIPDVWFVKKSTLSGQETFFPKEKILERINAILEMKETHSFDEMSDLFSPDVQKQTYQLENIIAEATLSIKHVGAFMQYTERTSCSFFELLCIYISSKDEFAKYFSEEKNLETFYRSVVNWQKQVKNTLLELYMGDADGQIIYILASVDNQIFFDNNMQMIERISLDEYAKSLQLYLKD from the coding sequence ATGAAGAAAACTGAAGAAGAAATTTCAAAAAAAGATTTGCTTCGTCTGACAAAAATTTCCTATGGACAACTATATCGGTGGAAGCGGCAAAAATTAATTCCTGATGTTTGGTTTGTTAAGAAATCAACCTTGAGCGGGCAAGAGACGTTCTTCCCCAAAGAAAAAATTCTTGAACGAATCAATGCAATATTAGAAATGAAAGAGACGCACTCATTTGATGAGATGAGCGATTTATTTTCGCCGGATGTTCAAAAACAAACATACCAGCTCGAAAATATTATTGCCGAGGCTACACTATCAATAAAACATGTCGGAGCATTTATGCAATATACCGAAAGAACATCTTGTTCTTTCTTCGAATTACTATGTATTTATATTTCCAGCAAAGACGAGTTTGCAAAATACTTTTCAGAAGAGAAAAACCTAGAAACTTTTTATCGCTCGGTTGTTAATTGGCAAAAACAGGTCAAGAATACTTTGTTAGAATTATATATGGGCGATGCTGATGGTCAAATTATCTATATATTGGCATCGGTTGATAATCAGATATTCTTTGATAACAATATGCAAATGATTGAGCGCATTTCACTTGATGAGTATGCTAAATCGCTGCAACTTTATTTAAAAGATTAG
- a CDS encoding glycogen/starch/alpha-glucan phosphorylase translates to MAEIYNYKQTFVDTLQQLYGKELEYTTNRERYNALARIIRIYAGDNWRESKEAIIQSNQKQVYYFSMEFLMGRLLTNNLMNLGIYNDVADSLAELGIDINDLENAEDDAGLGNGGLGRLAACFLDSIASLGYPGQGNSIRYQYGFFKQNIRDGYQQETVDPWLLDGKYEWEINRYDEAVEIGYGGYTSITHNEEGNAQVEYVPETKILAVPYDVPVIGQGTKTTNTLRLWKAEPFYDYPIAGGSFEDYEHDTRSITNFLYPDDSTHEGRKLRLKQQYFFSSAGVHWLLERFLYENTSFDTLPDKIVIQINDTHPTLVIPELMRLLLDEYGYTWERAWDIVSNAVAYTNHTILAEALESWPVEYVSELFPRVYQIIEEIDRRFRTLLFNTYGDDRDKIERLAIISGGQVRMAYLAIVGSFSVNGVAALHTEILKNQEMRDFYDLFPEKFNNKTNGVTHRRWFAYANPELAALVTSKIGDAWLKHPEDEFKKLLNYKDDIQFRNDFMAIKKQHKEKLAKHIEAVTGVEVDVNSIFDIQIKRLHAYKRQLLNVLHIIYLYNRLKTDSTFKMQPRTFIFGAKSAPSYAFAKQVIKLINTVAERVNNDPATNHLLKVVFLPNYNVSQAELLFPAADVSEQISTAGKEASGTGNMKFMMNGALTIGTLDGANVEIDELVGDDNIVIFGMTDEEVDKLRSSNTYVSWDYYHNDPRIKAVLDLIAQPKILANNDKLSDTEFNLILDDLLMHNDSYFVLKDFASYIEAQERVDQLYQDQETWAKICIHNIAMSGFFSSDRTIEDYVRDIWHIEPIKFNQD, encoded by the coding sequence ATGGCAGAGATTTATAATTATAAACAGACTTTTGTTGATACATTACAACAGTTATACGGTAAGGAACTTGAATATACTACTAATCGTGAGCGGTATAATGCTTTGGCGCGGATTATTCGGATTTATGCCGGTGATAATTGGCGCGAGAGCAAGGAAGCCATTATCCAGTCTAATCAAAAGCAGGTATATTATTTTTCCATGGAGTTTTTAATGGGCCGACTGCTAACTAATAACCTGATGAATCTTGGTATTTATAATGATGTTGCGGACTCTTTAGCTGAACTAGGTATCGATATTAATGATTTAGAAAATGCCGAAGATGATGCTGGTCTTGGTAATGGTGGCTTAGGTCGTCTTGCTGCATGTTTTCTAGATTCAATTGCATCTCTGGGGTATCCCGGACAAGGTAACAGTATTCGATATCAGTATGGTTTCTTTAAACAAAATATTCGTGATGGCTATCAACAAGAAACAGTGGATCCATGGTTGCTTGATGGTAAATATGAATGGGAAATCAATCGTTATGATGAAGCAGTTGAGATTGGGTATGGCGGATATACTTCAATTACCCATAACGAGGAAGGCAACGCCCAAGTAGAGTATGTACCTGAAACTAAGATTCTTGCGGTTCCATATGATGTGCCAGTTATCGGACAAGGCACTAAAACAACTAATACCTTACGCCTTTGGAAGGCTGAACCATTTTATGATTATCCAATTGCTGGCGGTAGTTTTGAAGATTATGAACATGATACGCGTTCGATTACGAACTTTTTATACCCTGATGATTCAACTCATGAGGGGAGAAAACTGCGTTTAAAACAACAATATTTTTTCTCAAGTGCCGGAGTTCATTGGCTATTAGAAAGATTTTTGTATGAAAATACTAGCTTTGATACTTTGCCAGATAAGATTGTTATTCAAATCAATGATACTCATCCAACTTTAGTTATTCCGGAATTGATGCGTTTACTACTTGACGAGTACGGGTACACTTGGGAACGGGCATGGGATATTGTTTCAAATGCAGTCGCATATACTAACCATACAATTCTAGCTGAAGCATTAGAATCTTGGCCAGTCGAATATGTCAGCGAACTGTTTCCGCGAGTATATCAAATCATTGAAGAAATTGATCGCCGTTTCCGGACACTGCTTTTTAATACTTATGGTGATGACCGTGATAAAATTGAACGTCTGGCAATTATCAGTGGTGGCCAAGTGCGCATGGCTTATTTAGCAATTGTCGGCAGTTTTAGTGTGAATGGAGTAGCTGCATTGCATACTGAGATATTAAAAAACCAGGAGATGCGCGACTTTTACGATTTATTTCCGGAAAAATTCAACAACAAAACCAACGGCGTTACCCATCGCCGCTGGTTTGCCTATGCAAATCCCGAACTTGCCGCATTAGTTACCAGTAAAATAGGTGATGCATGGCTAAAACATCCTGAAGATGAATTTAAGAAACTGCTTAATTATAAAGATGATATTCAGTTCCGGAATGATTTTATGGCAATTAAAAAACAACATAAAGAGAAATTAGCAAAACATATTGAAGCTGTAACCGGTGTGGAAGTTGATGTTAACTCAATATTTGATATTCAAATCAAACGATTACATGCTTATAAGCGGCAGTTACTAAACGTACTGCATATTATTTACTTGTATAATCGCTTAAAAACGGATTCAACTTTTAAAATGCAACCGCGAACATTTATTTTTGGTGCTAAATCGGCACCATCATATGCATTTGCTAAACAAGTAATTAAACTAATTAATACAGTTGCAGAACGCGTTAATAATGATCCGGCAACCAACCATCTACTTAAAGTTGTCTTTCTCCCGAACTACAATGTTTCTCAAGCAGAATTATTGTTCCCGGCAGCTGATGTCAGCGAACAGATTTCTACTGCCGGAAAAGAGGCGAGTGGAACCGGCAATATGAAATTCATGATGAATGGTGCTTTGACAATCGGAACTCTTGATGGGGCAAATGTGGAAATTGATGAGTTAGTTGGCGATGATAATATTGTTATCTTTGGAATGACTGATGAAGAAGTTGATAAATTGCGTTCTTCAAACACCTATGTTTCATGGGATTATTATCATAATGATCCGCGTATCAAAGCAGTACTGGACTTAATTGCTCAACCAAAAATTCTGGCTAACAATGATAAATTAAGCGATACTGAATTTAATTTGATTCTCGATGATTTGTTGATGCATAATGACTCATATTTTGTTTTAAAAGATTTTGCCAGCTATATTGAAGCTCAAGAGCGAGTTGATCAACTCTATCAAGACCAAGAGACCTGGGCAAAAATATGTATTCATAATATTGCCATGAGCGGATTCTTCAGTAGTGATAGAACGATTGAAGACTATGTAAGAGATATTTGGCATATTGAACCGATTAAATTTAATCAGGATTAA
- a CDS encoding Cof-type HAD-IIB family hydrolase — MQQRLIVVDLDGTALASENEIAPLTKEYLIKAQEQGHQVTIATGRQFYSTEYVYNDLGLSLPCLSLNGAIINDRNGNSQIINHMEAKSVQAVLEHPYVKEKVLLTMLETPNKAYLDKNDKSMIYFLENQMPGNTGARYEVVEQFGNTLLEQVPTMYMFTENADGEETLAVLNSLGLPEITFRGTAGLVSFWIEAYSTRTNKAAGLEVLAKEYGIAPDRIIAFGDQMNDVEMLEYANIGVAMQNAHEYVKSIANEVTEFSNADSGVGVHLAKLLNL, encoded by the coding sequence ATGCAACAACGTTTAATTGTTGTCGATCTTGATGGGACGGCACTCGCAAGCGAAAATGAAATTGCCCCGTTAACGAAGGAATATTTGATTAAAGCTCAAGAACAAGGTCATCAAGTTACCATTGCTACCGGCCGCCAGTTTTATTCAACGGAATATGTATACAATGACTTAGGCCTTAGTCTTCCGTGTCTGTCACTTAATGGTGCAATCATCAATGACCGAAATGGCAATTCGCAAATTATTAATCATATGGAAGCTAAAAGCGTTCAGGCGGTGCTTGAACATCCATATGTTAAGGAAAAAGTTTTACTGACTATGTTAGAAACACCGAATAAAGCTTACTTGGATAAAAACGATAAATCAATGATTTACTTTTTAGAAAATCAAATGCCTGGTAATACCGGTGCCCGGTATGAAGTCGTTGAACAATTCGGCAATACACTTTTAGAACAGGTTCCTACTATGTACATGTTTACTGAAAATGCTGATGGTGAGGAAACTTTAGCAGTTCTAAATAGCTTAGGTTTACCGGAAATTACTTTCCGCGGTACTGCCGGCCTGGTAAGCTTCTGGATTGAAGCTTACTCTACCCGCACGAACAAAGCCGCAGGGCTAGAAGTATTGGCTAAAGAATATGGCATTGCACCTGATCGTATTATTGCCTTCGGCGATCAAATGAACGATGTTGAAATGCTTGAATATGCGAACATTGGTGTGGCAATGCAAAATGCACATGAATATGTAAAATCAATTGCCAACGAAGTAACAGAATTCAGCAATGCTGATTCTGGTGTTGGTGTTCACCTTGCCAAACTGTTGAATTTATAA
- a CDS encoding YIP1 family protein → MSLLWTLLSSPAKAFQQIGAEKKTKGFLAILLAWVLVAALGMVTVPAVVAESMTLVENQVQGMDMSSLMPMMVVTTIIFALIGMVLGIFLLACLYLFLAFIFRDRVEGTAITFKKALQLAFIVNLPAQLGAALYSIVIYSIAIPGLPQVILQYLNPFYLITFIWLFFAAKYTMKLTQAKALIVVAIAVAIHFAFAGYQIYSTVNYTVPTVEQSININI, encoded by the coding sequence ATGAGTTTATTATGGACATTACTTTCAAGTCCGGCAAAAGCTTTTCAGCAAATTGGTGCAGAGAAGAAAACGAAGGGGTTTTTAGCAATTTTGCTTGCTTGGGTTCTTGTTGCAGCACTTGGCATGGTGACGGTACCGGCAGTTGTTGCTGAGAGTATGACTTTGGTTGAAAACCAGGTGCAAGGGATGGATATGAGTTCACTCATGCCGATGATGGTTGTAACAACAATTATTTTTGCTCTTATTGGTATGGTGCTTGGCATTTTCTTACTTGCTTGTTTGTATTTGTTTTTGGCTTTTATTTTCCGCGATCGTGTCGAGGGAACGGCAATTACTTTCAAAAAGGCTTTACAACTTGCTTTTATTGTTAATCTACCGGCACAATTAGGTGCAGCGCTATATTCAATAGTAATTTACTCAATTGCTATTCCCGGTTTACCACAAGTTATTTTGCAATATCTAAATCCATTCTATCTGATTACGTTTATTTGGTTGTTCTTTGCTGCTAAATATACGATGAAGTTAACTCAGGCAAAAGCATTGATTGTAGTTGCAATAGCAGTTGCGATTCACTTTGCCTTTGCAGGTTATCAAATATACTCTACTGTTAATTATACCGTACCAACGGTTGAACAGAGTATCAATATTAATATTTAA
- the cdaA gene encoding diadenylate cyclase CdaA — MDIIQQILNFFTQLLSELNYVELIRSIIEIGLLWLIIYGLVRVVRLNVRMIQILKGIVIIVVLQFLSQWLGFTTISWVLGQFINWGFLFIIIIFQPEIRSGLEHLGRRSTFIRRQLTLDEREMIIRELSNAVEYLSKRHIGALITIERNVAMNDFVSQAIKVQSQLSAQLLTTIFTPNTPLHDGAVIIQGTQIACAGALFPTTTQDNLPPDLGTRHRAALGISEITDSMTLVVSEETGLISIAVGGELIRGLQKEDLVEILKDGLNIIASEEVDGGGGLSE; from the coding sequence ATGGATATCATACAACAGATTCTCAATTTCTTTACACAATTATTAAGTGAGTTGAATTATGTTGAATTAATCCGTTCGATTATTGAAATTGGTCTTTTATGGTTGATTATCTACGGACTTGTTCGCGTAGTACGTTTAAATGTGCGGATGATTCAAATTTTAAAAGGTATCGTAATAATTGTCGTTTTACAATTTTTGAGTCAATGGCTCGGCTTTACGACAATCAGCTGGGTTTTAGGCCAATTTATTAATTGGGGATTCCTATTTATTATTATTATCTTCCAGCCGGAAATCCGAAGTGGCCTCGAACATTTAGGACGACGCAGTACTTTTATTCGCCGGCAATTAACTTTGGATGAACGTGAAATGATTATTCGCGAGCTTTCAAATGCGGTGGAATATTTATCAAAACGCCATATTGGTGCTTTGATTACCATAGAGCGTAATGTTGCAATGAATGACTTTGTCTCTCAGGCAATTAAAGTTCAATCGCAATTATCAGCACAATTATTAACGACGATATTTACTCCCAATACTCCATTACACGATGGTGCAGTAATTATTCAGGGAACGCAAATTGCTTGTGCCGGAGCATTATTCCCGACAACTACTCAGGATAATTTACCGCCAGATTTAGGTACTCGGCACCGGGCCGCACTTGGAATCAGTGAAATTACAGACAGTATGACATTAGTTGTTTCAGAAGAAACCGGACTTATTTCGATTGCTGTTGGTGGAGAACTTATTCGTGGCTTACAAAAAGAAGATTTAGTAGAAATTTTAAAAGATGGACTTAATATTATCGCCTCAGAAGAAGTCGATGGAGGAGGTGGATTAAGTGAGTAA
- a CDS encoding CPBP family intramembrane glutamic endopeptidase, with protein MKFTVRETIALVSAVLCYFVLPIIVAVPVMMIGMMQGGAIDPTELAMPAWTLNAIMIVSFAFLIVLAIVLLIVYRRFLIDEWKKVIAKPLRFVLISIIGIIVFVGFQYIIGFFIPESGANQQLIEDINQQMPWLMGIQAVILAPFVEEMIFRKVLYMHLKGKGQLSIDAFKTKTTAKGGALIRVIALMISSSLLFGLMHFGFGTDPWFMIIPYFTMGLLLVISYEVSQMFYVPVIIHFANNLLSVLMMLFLH; from the coding sequence ATGAAGTTTACTGTTAGAGAAACGATTGCATTGGTAAGTGCAGTGCTATGTTATTTTGTATTGCCAATAATTGTTGCGGTACCAGTGATGATGATTGGGATGATGCAGGGCGGAGCAATTGATCCTACTGAGCTTGCAATGCCTGCATGGACACTTAATGCGATAATGATTGTTTCATTTGCTTTTTTAATTGTTTTAGCAATTGTTTTATTGATTGTTTATCGCCGCTTTTTAATTGATGAATGGAAAAAAGTTATTGCTAAGCCACTTCGATTTGTTCTTATTAGTATAATTGGTATTATCGTTTTTGTTGGTTTCCAATATATAATCGGCTTTTTTATTCCCGAAAGTGGAGCTAATCAACAATTGATTGAAGATATTAATCAACAAATGCCATGGCTGATGGGTATTCAAGCTGTTATTTTAGCGCCATTTGTGGAAGAGATGATTTTTAGAAAGGTCTTGTATATGCATTTAAAAGGGAAAGGACAACTTTCTATTGATGCTTTTAAGACTAAAACTACTGCTAAAGGCGGAGCATTGATTCGGGTTATTGCCTTGATGATAAGTTCATCATTATTGTTTGGACTGATGCATTTTGGTTTTGGAACAGATCCATGGTTTATGATTATTCCATACTTCACAATGGGATTATTATTGGTAATTAGTTATGAAGTATCACAGATGTTTTATGTACCAGTTATTATTCACTTCGCTAACAATTTATTATCAGTGTTAATGATGCTATTTTTACATTAA
- a CDS encoding ABC transporter ATP-binding protein → MIDLINVVKDFKNGDVSVRALQEINLHIDQGEFVAIMGPSGSGKSTLMNILGLLDIVSEGEYILNDNNIKKMSEAQFAILRNKEIGFVFQSFNLLPKLTAFRNVELPLVYSGLSKKERRERVIAALERVGLADRMDHKPNQLSGGQSQRVAIARALVTNPSFLLGDEPTGALDSKTGEMIMDLFCQLHEEGRTVILVTHDEHVASYADRVIRILDGKILSDELNLKVDTRSLSDDSRSMIEEEVRI, encoded by the coding sequence ATGATAGACCTTATCAATGTGGTAAAAGACTTTAAAAATGGAGACGTCTCGGTTCGAGCGCTTCAAGAAATAAACTTACACATCGATCAAGGCGAATTTGTTGCAATCATGGGTCCATCCGGTTCTGGTAAATCAACATTGATGAATATATTAGGTTTACTTGATATTGTCAGTGAAGGTGAATATATATTAAATGATAATAACATCAAAAAGATGAGCGAGGCACAATTTGCTATTCTTCGGAATAAGGAAATCGGCTTTGTCTTCCAATCATTTAACTTATTACCAAAATTAACTGCTTTCAGAAATGTAGAATTACCATTGGTATATTCTGGATTAAGCAAAAAAGAACGGCGCGAACGAGTGATTGCTGCCTTGGAACGAGTAGGTTTAGCTGATCGTATGGATCATAAACCAAATCAACTATCGGGTGGGCAATCGCAAAGGGTTGCGATTGCCCGGGCCTTGGTAACTAATCCTAGTTTTTTACTTGGTGATGAGCCAACCGGTGCGCTGGATTCTAAGACCGGCGAAATGATTATGGACTTGTTCTGTCAATTACATGAAGAAGGCAGAACGGTCATCTTAGTTACTCATGATGAACATGTGGCAAGTTATGCTGACCGGGTTATTCGGATTCTTGATGGTAAGATATTGAGTGATGAGTTGAACTTGAAGGTTGATACTCGCTCATTGTCAGATGATTCACGCAGCATGATTGAGGAGGAGGTGCGGATATGA